The Oreochromis niloticus isolate F11D_XX linkage group LG2, O_niloticus_UMD_NMBU, whole genome shotgun sequence genome includes a region encoding these proteins:
- the apln gene encoding apelin has product MNVKILTLVIVLLVSLLCSASAGPMASTVHGRELQDASMVRKMVQQNSARGGQTHRPTSSKRRRPRPRLSHKGPMPF; this is encoded by the exons ATGAATGTGAAGATCCTGACGCTGGTGATTGTGCTCTTGGTGTCTCTGCTGTGTTCTGCCAGTGCTG GTCCCATGGCCTCCACGGTGCATGGCAGAGAGCTGCAAGATGCATCTATGGTGAGAAAAATGGTCCAGCAAAACTCTGCAAGGGGCGGTCAGACCCACAGACCAACCAGCTCAAAGAGAAGACGCCCACGGCCCCGTCTTTCCCACAAGGGGCCCATGCCGTTCTAG